The following coding sequences lie in one Candidatus Eremiobacterota bacterium genomic window:
- the trpC gene encoding indole-3-glycerol phosphate synthase TrpC, protein MTDTLQRIYAAKAASLEEEQVREPYESLRAVAQERTKERRGFLARLQCAAGGAIVAEIKRASPSSGLIARSFDPVVIARAYDEAGADAVSVLTERDHFLGELAYLDDVRAVTSRPILRKDFIWTRYQIAQSAAHGADCVLLIVGGMDDAALRECVDEAASYSLDVLAEVHDEGDLRRALHAGAQLVGINNRNLRTLETDLAVSEHLLPKVPPGVFAISESGMRGASDVARLRTAGARGFLVGEALMRAEDPQALIAALRGAAGEETAVASGAYNKR, encoded by the coding sequence GTGACGGACACGCTGCAGCGAATTTACGCCGCAAAGGCGGCTTCGCTCGAAGAGGAACAGGTGCGCGAGCCGTACGAGTCGCTGCGCGCCGTTGCGCAAGAGCGAACCAAGGAGCGGCGCGGGTTTTTGGCTAGGTTGCAATGCGCCGCCGGCGGGGCGATCGTCGCCGAAATCAAACGGGCATCACCTTCGAGCGGACTGATCGCGCGTAGCTTCGACCCGGTGGTCATTGCGCGCGCCTACGATGAAGCGGGCGCTGATGCGGTCAGCGTGCTGACGGAACGCGATCATTTTCTTGGCGAGCTGGCCTACCTCGACGACGTCCGCGCCGTCACGTCGCGACCCATCCTACGCAAGGATTTCATCTGGACGCGATACCAGATCGCGCAATCGGCCGCGCACGGTGCGGACTGCGTGCTGTTGATCGTCGGCGGCATGGATGATGCGGCCCTGCGCGAGTGCGTTGATGAAGCGGCCTCATATTCGCTCGACGTACTCGCTGAGGTCCATGACGAAGGCGATCTGCGCCGCGCTCTGCACGCCGGAGCACAGCTCGTTGGCATCAATAATCGCAACCTTCGCACTCTTGAGACCGACCTCGCCGTGAGCGAGCATCTTCTCCCAAAGGTGCCTCCCGGCGTCTTCGCTATCAGCGAGAGCGGTATGCGAGGCGCGTCTGATGTGGCAAGGCTGCGGACCGCGGGCGCTCGTGGCTTCCTGGTTGGGGAAGCGCTCATGCGGGCCGAGGATCCGCAGGCACTGATCGCTGCGCTGCGTGGCGCGGCCGGCGAGGAGACGGCCGTCGCCTCCGGAGCCTATAACAAAAGGTAG
- the pruA gene encoding L-glutamate gamma-semialdehyde dehydrogenase has protein sequence MPHLEVAPFRNERVKDFRDPADAAAMRDALDAMKHRLGEHYPLVIDGRKIETEKRIRSLNPADPNEVVGVTSSASREQANEAIQAAARAFSSWKQRTLPERAAYLFRAAALLRERRFAYDALLVYEVGKSWTEADGDIAEAIDFLEFYAREALRYSQPQPVVPFEGERNELIYIPLGVGAVIPPWNFAGAIMAGMTAAAIVTGNTVVLKPSSDAAVIAAWFVDLLHEIGVPAGVVNFIPGSGSEIGDAIVTHPEIRFISFTGSKEVGLRINELAAKPQPGQKWIKRVIAEMGGKDSIVVAADADLDAAVEGVAVSAFGFQGQKCSACSRAIVEESIYDEFTEKLKRRVAAISVGDPRDPENFMGPVVNEAALASIMRYIERGTDEGRLIAGGKRAGERGYFIAPTVIADVAPDATIAQEEIFGPVLAVIKAKDFDDALEIANNTEFGLTGALYTSDDAKIAKARDEFFVGNLYFNRKSTGAMVGVHPFGGFNMSGTDSKAGGRDYLLLFMQAKTISRKV, from the coding sequence ATGCCGCACCTCGAAGTCGCACCGTTCCGCAACGAGCGTGTCAAAGATTTTCGCGATCCCGCCGATGCTGCGGCGATGCGCGACGCGCTCGATGCGATGAAGCACCGGCTCGGAGAGCATTATCCCCTCGTGATTGACGGGCGCAAAATCGAGACGGAGAAAAGAATCCGATCGCTCAACCCCGCCGATCCCAACGAAGTCGTCGGGGTCACGAGCTCGGCCTCCAGGGAGCAGGCAAACGAGGCGATCCAGGCTGCGGCAAGAGCCTTCTCGTCGTGGAAGCAGCGCACGCTGCCCGAGCGCGCTGCCTACCTTTTTCGAGCCGCAGCGCTTTTGCGCGAGCGGCGCTTCGCGTACGACGCTCTCTTAGTGTACGAAGTGGGAAAAAGCTGGACCGAAGCTGACGGCGACATCGCCGAGGCGATCGACTTCTTGGAGTTCTACGCTCGCGAAGCCCTCCGCTACTCGCAGCCTCAGCCGGTTGTTCCATTTGAAGGCGAGAGAAACGAGTTGATCTACATCCCGCTTGGTGTCGGAGCGGTGATCCCGCCTTGGAACTTTGCCGGGGCAATCATGGCCGGGATGACGGCGGCGGCCATCGTTACGGGGAATACCGTTGTCCTCAAACCGTCCAGCGATGCTGCGGTGATTGCGGCGTGGTTCGTGGATCTGCTGCATGAGATTGGGGTGCCCGCGGGAGTCGTAAATTTCATTCCGGGTTCGGGCAGTGAGATCGGCGACGCAATCGTTACCCATCCCGAAATCCGTTTCATCTCGTTCACAGGCTCGAAGGAAGTCGGGCTGCGTATTAACGAGCTCGCTGCCAAGCCTCAGCCGGGGCAAAAGTGGATCAAGCGCGTCATCGCTGAAATGGGCGGAAAAGATTCGATCGTCGTAGCCGCGGATGCCGACCTTGACGCCGCGGTTGAAGGTGTAGCCGTTTCAGCCTTCGGCTTCCAGGGGCAAAAGTGCTCGGCGTGCTCGCGCGCCATCGTCGAAGAGAGCATTTACGATGAATTCACCGAGAAGCTAAAGCGCCGCGTTGCTGCAATCTCGGTCGGCGATCCTCGCGATCCGGAGAACTTCATGGGCCCGGTCGTGAATGAGGCTGCGCTCGCATCGATCATGCGCTACATCGAACGCGGCACCGACGAGGGGCGGTTGATTGCGGGCGGTAAGCGTGCGGGCGAGCGCGGCTACTTCATTGCGCCGACCGTCATCGCCGATGTCGCGCCCGACGCGACCATCGCGCAGGAAGAAATCTTTGGGCCAGTACTAGCCGTCATTAAAGCCAAGGATTTCGACGACGCGCTTGAAATCGCCAATAACACCGAATTCGGTTTGACGGGTGCCCTCTACACGAGCGACGACGCGAAGATCGCTAAGGCGCGTGACGAGTTTTTCGTCGGAAATCTTTATTTCAATCGAAAGAGCACAGGGGCGATGGTCGGCGTTCATCCCTTCGGCGGCTTCAATATGTCGGGCACCGACAGCAAGGCCGGCGGCCGCGACTACCTGCTCCTCTTCATGCAGGCGAAGACGATCTCGAGAAAAGTCTGA
- a CDS encoding DUF1565 domain-containing protein produces MQTGLIARLFFAIVATMAAVAVVSGTGCTRWGQPGPVTPTLAPLTDIYVDAVHGSDTSGNGSQTLPYKTLTKAVAVLTSAKSVAPGGVTIHLAIGDYNKANGEIFPIVVPKSVTIAGENYGIGSAPKNGSFVDGVGEDVLFESLVHAPPRSAYATLEVEPPASVGITDVYLGASTISLPSNAFYASLDDFATFSGTTSSLAAGIASSPRNVNGAIVPGGSFSCASCLIHGNDFGVGAFAVPLPSASPYGSSPSITLSRSSTDSTIAARVVDVLTDGSVNVTASDTTFARAAYAYADAFKRIVLTSLPGAVDFGGGVNSSVGGNGFIGARRTEIFITRRNETVSALDDTWNPGEQHANMSGQYTRVIMFASGATGKNVTIRRAAVGSTVTVGPAAAPTPTPSASPSSSPTSSPT; encoded by the coding sequence ATGCAGACCGGTTTGATCGCGCGCCTATTCTTCGCGATTGTTGCGACGATGGCCGCGGTCGCAGTCGTTAGCGGTACGGGGTGCACGCGGTGGGGTCAACCGGGCCCGGTGACGCCGACCTTGGCGCCACTCACCGACATCTATGTCGATGCCGTTCACGGCAGCGACACGAGTGGAAATGGGAGCCAAACGCTTCCTTACAAAACACTCACGAAGGCTGTCGCCGTACTGACGTCGGCCAAATCGGTGGCGCCGGGCGGTGTAACGATTCACCTCGCGATCGGCGACTATAACAAGGCCAACGGCGAGATCTTTCCGATCGTCGTTCCGAAAAGCGTTACGATTGCCGGCGAAAACTATGGCATCGGCAGCGCACCAAAAAACGGCTCCTTCGTCGATGGCGTCGGCGAAGACGTGCTTTTCGAATCACTCGTTCACGCACCGCCGCGTAGCGCCTACGCGACGCTTGAAGTCGAACCGCCGGCGAGCGTCGGCATTACCGACGTCTATCTCGGTGCATCCACGATCTCGTTGCCGTCGAACGCATTCTACGCGTCACTCGACGATTTCGCGACATTCTCGGGAACGACCTCAAGCTTGGCTGCGGGGATTGCATCCTCACCCCGGAACGTCAATGGCGCGATCGTACCGGGCGGCAGCTTCAGCTGCGCATCGTGCCTGATCCACGGCAACGATTTCGGTGTGGGTGCCTTTGCGGTGCCGCTACCAAGCGCATCGCCGTATGGGTCGTCTCCGTCGATCACGCTCTCGCGCTCGTCGACCGATAGCACGATCGCCGCTCGAGTCGTCGACGTGTTAACCGACGGAAGCGTGAACGTCACTGCATCGGACACGACCTTTGCTCGAGCCGCGTATGCCTACGCGGACGCATTCAAACGGATCGTCTTGACGTCGCTGCCGGGCGCAGTCGATTTCGGCGGTGGCGTTAACAGCTCGGTTGGCGGTAACGGCTTCATTGGCGCGAGGAGAACCGAGATTTTCATTACGCGGCGTAATGAAACGGTGAGCGCGCTCGACGATACGTGGAATCCTGGCGAACAACACGCAAACATGAGCGGCCAGTATACGCGGGTTATAATGTTCGCGTCGGGTGCCACCGGAAAAAACGTGACGATTCGACGCGCCGCCGTCGGCTCGACGGTCACGGTTGGTCCGGCTGCAGCGCCCACGCCGACGCCGTCGGCCAGCCCGTCGAGCTCACCAACGTCGTCACCGACGTAA
- a CDS encoding Gfo/Idh/MocA family oxidoreductase produces the protein MSVPRYRIGIVGAGFGATAHLPALLNHARFEVIAIASPSSAGEVAKRANIPHAFRTCAEMLEGCELDAVTVASPPFAHLEDVSAALAAGKHVLAEKPFALRLADARAMAQAADAAGTACGVSHEFRFVPQAMALRELIQHHHLGLLRDIEITLLRATLRRNERRARSWWFERERGGGLAGAVASHLFDQANWLAGRAPVRTSGFRRTANPQRADDRGTFESTVDDGAFALVEYGDGLVARITADATAAIESYTCAAHGERRTAVASGPTIVEVALYTVDQHQTDELECTRSPYERFASINGNVPPLMDLYDEFVKKIEGEPNLLPTFEEAVRTQESLAAIGYEL, from the coding sequence ATGAGCGTCCCGCGTTATCGGATCGGAATCGTCGGCGCCGGGTTTGGCGCCACGGCTCACCTACCGGCGCTGCTCAATCATGCTCGATTCGAGGTGATCGCAATCGCTTCGCCATCGAGCGCGGGCGAGGTGGCGAAGCGCGCGAATATTCCGCATGCTTTCCGAACGTGCGCGGAGATGCTGGAGGGTTGCGAGCTCGACGCCGTGACGGTCGCCTCACCGCCCTTTGCCCACCTTGAAGACGTATCGGCGGCACTAGCTGCGGGCAAGCACGTGCTCGCCGAGAAACCCTTCGCATTGCGCCTCGCCGACGCGCGCGCCATGGCTCAGGCGGCCGATGCCGCGGGCACCGCGTGCGGCGTATCGCATGAATTTCGCTTTGTCCCGCAAGCCATGGCGCTGCGCGAGTTGATCCAGCACCATCATCTAGGCCTGCTGCGCGATATCGAGATCACGTTGCTGCGCGCTACGTTGAGACGCAACGAGCGGCGAGCGCGCTCCTGGTGGTTCGAGCGCGAGCGCGGCGGCGGCCTTGCGGGCGCGGTGGCCTCCCACCTTTTCGATCAGGCGAATTGGCTCGCCGGCCGTGCACCCGTTCGAACGTCCGGCTTTCGTCGCACGGCAAACCCTCAACGCGCTGACGACCGGGGGACCTTCGAATCAACGGTCGATGACGGCGCATTTGCGCTCGTTGAATACGGCGATGGCTTAGTGGCGCGCATCACCGCCGATGCGACCGCCGCAATCGAATCGTATACGTGCGCCGCCCACGGCGAACGGCGCACGGCCGTTGCGAGTGGCCCGACGATCGTCGAGGTGGCGCTCTACACCGTCGACCAGCACCAAACCGACGAGCTGGAATGCACTAGATCGCCGTACGAGCGATTTGCAAGTATCAATGGCAACGTGCCGCCGCTCATGGATCTCTATGACGAGTTCGTCAAAAAGATTGAGGGCGAGCCCAATCTCTTGCCGACATTCGAGGAGGCCGTCCGCACGCAAGAGTCGCTGGCGGCAATCGGTTACGAGCTTTGA
- a CDS encoding aminotransferase class III-fold pyridoxal phosphate-dependent enzyme, producing MPGPRSAALASRLRRHEQRNVTYFAEDFPIFWESARGAVVVDVDGNEYVDCTAAFGVANAGHANPSVMRAVSRQAQQLAHGMGDVHPTEVRVLLLERLSGILPPPLTTGFLATTGSEAIEAALKTAMLVTGKSRFAAFEGGYHGLSFGALAVGGIAKFREPFSQVLRTEPVLLDYPRLGRVGAAQAAAEARDTLRAHDDLAAIVVEPIQGRGGAVVPPAGFLGELRVICDDLRILMIVDEIFTGFGRTGRWFAIDHENVVPDIICTGKAMGSGIPISAAMGRRAIMDAWPLSTGEALHTSTYLGNPIACAAAIATIDEMGRCDLPLRAATLGNMLGNRLRGLSRFRGVTDVRGVGLLWGVQLRDGATAAVVVRRALRAGVVLLQSGVQGETIALSPPLTIETEQLMHAADVLERALKEEE from the coding sequence GTGCCGGGCCCCCGTAGTGCTGCGCTGGCAAGCCGGCTTCGACGCCACGAGCAACGCAACGTTACCTACTTCGCCGAGGATTTTCCAATCTTTTGGGAATCGGCGCGCGGTGCGGTCGTGGTCGACGTCGACGGTAATGAGTATGTCGACTGCACGGCGGCCTTCGGCGTCGCCAATGCCGGCCATGCCAACCCCAGCGTTATGCGCGCGGTCTCACGCCAAGCCCAACAGTTAGCGCACGGGATGGGCGACGTCCATCCTACCGAAGTGCGCGTGCTCTTGCTCGAAAGGCTCTCCGGAATTCTCCCGCCGCCGCTGACGACCGGCTTCCTCGCAACGACCGGCTCGGAAGCGATCGAAGCGGCTCTCAAAACAGCCATGCTCGTCACGGGCAAGTCACGCTTCGCGGCCTTCGAGGGCGGCTATCATGGTCTCTCTTTCGGCGCGCTCGCCGTCGGCGGCATTGCCAAGTTTCGCGAGCCTTTTTCGCAGGTGCTTCGCACCGAACCGGTCTTGCTCGATTACCCGCGGCTCGGCAGAGTCGGGGCTGCGCAAGCCGCGGCCGAAGCGCGCGATACTCTGCGCGCACACGACGACCTCGCGGCCATCGTGGTCGAACCCATCCAAGGACGCGGCGGAGCGGTCGTTCCGCCAGCCGGTTTTCTCGGCGAGCTGCGCGTGATCTGCGACGATTTGAGAATCCTGATGATTGTCGATGAGATCTTCACTGGTTTTGGACGCACCGGCCGCTGGTTCGCCATCGATCACGAGAACGTCGTTCCCGACATCATCTGCACCGGCAAAGCAATGGGGTCGGGCATTCCGATCAGCGCTGCGATGGGACGGCGAGCGATCATGGATGCATGGCCGCTCTCCACCGGCGAAGCGCTGCACACGTCGACCTATCTTGGTAATCCAATCGCGTGCGCCGCCGCCATCGCCACAATCGACGAGATGGGTCGCTGCGATTTGCCTTTGCGCGCGGCAACGCTTGGGAATATGCTCGGTAATCGGCTGCGGGGGCTCTCCCGATTTCGCGGGGTCACCGACGTTCGTGGAGTCGGGCTTCTCTGGGGCGTTCAGCTTCGCGATGGCGCGACGGCGGCGGTGGTCGTGCGACGGGCGTTGCGAGCGGGAGTCGTCCTTCTGCAATCGGGCGTGCAGGGCGAAACGATTGCCTTGTCTCCGCCACTAACGATCGAAACGGAGCAACTGATGCACGCCGCCGACGTTCTGGAACGAGCTCTAAAGGAGGAGGAATGA